In a genomic window of Melopsittacus undulatus isolate bMelUnd1 chromosome 1, bMelUnd1.mat.Z, whole genome shotgun sequence:
- the PRELID3A gene encoding PRELI domain containing protein 3A — MKIWSSEHVFGHPWDTVIKAAMRKYPNPMNPCVVGVDVLDRTLDNQGRLHSHRLLSTEWGLPSIVKAILGTSRTLTYIEEHSVVDPVEKKMELCSTNITLTNLVSVDERLVYTPHPENPEKTVLTQEAIITVKGISLSSYLESLMANTISSNARKGRDALEWVISKLNTELEELKSTREGMKPAMAAASTEK; from the exons ATGAAGATCTGGAGCTCGGAGCATGTGTTCGG ACACCCATGGGATACAGTGATCAAAGCTGCTATGAGAAAGTACCCCAACCCAATGAATCCGTGTGTGGTAGGAGTGGATGTCCTTGACAGAACCCTTGATAACCAGGGAAGGTTGCATAGCCACCGTCTCCTCAGCACAGAGTGGGGATTGCCAAGTATTGTAAAAGCG attTTAGGAACAAGTAGAACTCTGACTTACATTGAGGAACATTCTGTGGTAGatccagtggaaaaaaagatggaaCTTTGCTCAACTAAT attaCTCTCACAAACTTAGTGTCTGTTGATGAGAGATTGGTTTACACGCCGCATCCTGAAAACCCTGAAAA AACTGTGCTAACTCAAGAAGCAATTATTACTGTTAAAGGCATTAGCTTGAGCAGTTATCTGGAAAGCTTAATGGCAAACACAATATCTTCCAATGCCAGAAAG GGTCGGGATGCCCTGGAATGGGTGATCAGCAAACTAAACACAGAATTGGAGGAGCTGAAGTCAACACGTGAGGGCATGAAACCAGCCATGGCAGCAGCgtcaacagaaaaatga